GCCGAGTCCCAAGCGCAGGGGAAAGGCCGTCTGGGGCGGGTCTGGGAATCCCCCCCCGGGGTCAATTTATATATTTCCGTTATTCTGAAGCCATCCATTCCTCCGGCAGTTGCGCCCAAGATCACTCTTCTGGCAGGCGTAGCCTGCGCCAATGCTCTGGCCAGGGCTTCGGGCCTGGAGGCGCGAATTAAATGGCCCAACGACATCTTCATCCACGGGAAGAAAGTGGCCGGCATCCTCTCGGAAATGGAGGCCGAAGGCCCTAAGATCCGTTTCGTCATCCTGGGAGTGGGGGTAAACGTGAACTGGGAGATGGAAGAGGTTTCCCCTGACCTACAGGGTTTGGCTACTTCGCTGATGGCGGAAGGGGGAAGAAAATTCTCCCGCGAGCTGGTAGCCGGGGAGCTCCTGGGAGAACTGGAGAGGGAGTATGAGCTTTTCCTCCGGGAGGGTTTTTCGCCCAGACTTCGTGAGGAATGGAACAAACTTTCCTGGGTCAATCAAAAATGGGTTACGGTCAAAGTGATGGATAAGGAATTCGCAGGCCAGGTTCTGGGCTTAGATACGGACGGAGCTCTTTTATTGATAGACGGGAAAGGAAAGATGCAGCGATTGATCGCTGGAGATGTAAGTTTACGCTTATGAGGAGCGAATCATGCTTTTAGTCATCGATGTAGGAAACACAAACATCGTCTTGGGCATTTATGAGGGAGAGCGCCTGGTAGATAATTGGCGCATTTGGACAGAGCGTGATCGAACCAGCGATGAGTATGGCATCCTGGTGCGCAATCTCTTTTCCTCCCGGTCCATCTCCCTCGGGGGAATAGAAGCGATCGCCATCTCCTGCGTTGTGCCACCTATGTTGAACATGCTCCTGGAACTCTCAGAAAGATATTTTCAGCGGAAGCCCCTGATCGTTGAATTTGGAATGAATATCGGAATGCCAGTTCTTACGGACAACCCGATGGAAGTGGGGGCGGACCGCATCGTCAACGCCGTTGCCGCCTACCACAAACATAAGAGAAGTTTAATCGTAGTGGATTTCGGGACCGCCACCACTTTTGATTATATTTCTTCTAAAGGAGAATACATGGGTGGAGCGATCGCTCCTGGCCTGGGCATCTCCTGTGAAGCGCTCTTCATGCGCGCTTCGAAGCTTCCGCGGGTGGAGCTGGCCAAGCCCCAAAAGGTCGTAGGGAAGAACACCGTTCATTCCATGCAGGCGGGAATTTTCTTTGGTTATGTGGGACTGGTGGATGAGATTGTCCGGCGCATGAAAGAAGAGGTAGGTTCTGACCCCAAGGTTATTGCCACGGGGGGAC
The sequence above is drawn from the Deltaproteobacteria bacterium genome and encodes:
- a CDS encoding biotin--[acetyl-CoA-carboxylase] ligase, which codes for AESQAQGKGRLGRVWESPPGVNLYISVILKPSIPPAVAPKITLLAGVACANALARASGLEARIKWPNDIFIHGKKVAGILSEMEAEGPKIRFVILGVGVNVNWEMEEVSPDLQGLATSLMAEGGRKFSRELVAGELLGELEREYELFLREGFSPRLREEWNKLSWVNQKWVTVKVMDKEFAGQVLGLDTDGALLLIDGKGKMQRLIAGDVSLRL
- a CDS encoding type III pantothenate kinase, with translation MLLVIDVGNTNIVLGIYEGERLVDNWRIWTERDRTSDEYGILVRNLFSSRSISLGGIEAIAISCVVPPMLNMLLELSERYFQRKPLIVEFGMNIGMPVLTDNPMEVGADRIVNAVAAYHKHKRSLIVVDFGTATTFDYISSKGEYMGGAIAPGLGISCEALFMRASKLPRVELAKPQKVVGKNTVHSMQAGIFFGYVGLVDEIVRRMKEEVGSDPKVIATGGLAPLIAAESKSIEEVDEFLTLEGLRLIYERNK